In a single window of the Zea mays cultivar B73 chromosome 5, Zm-B73-REFERENCE-NAM-5.0, whole genome shotgun sequence genome:
- the LOC100279309 gene encoding HIT zinc finger isoform X2 has product MEGLNATDAVIKKPRSVAFRKPRSMKQLTVECNGICLPSRSARHDDDTGVEAGGQRRKELHLNSPEMKGSMTHRSDVPSKIRRDDKSGGDYDGHGRSRKTKDAAKHGSESVLALECTARNIESLDNPQLVPRDDSLPGENRPRKVKFKFNRTQRTKNGQDDGGSGIPATSACFINQYKQKDSGGHTTKDTHGNRAEGKHGNKHGNSLSPDLVCKSKRIPKKRTLDEDSDDGDGEIRYLQKLKGAKVAPDPVNTGHKAYDFVDDALKKKELTKLSKNKSIPYEVDEDFRMSRSGRNGRKKLGDDNEFIEDEESEMEEKSGLKKADSPQDVKIETPGLTTRQRALQSRGGNGESFIEFPDGLPAASSRKQKEKLSDVELQAKKAEAAQRRKMQVEKAEKEQQAEAMRKILGLDSEKKKEEKKLKERENREKQAKLEECKKNCVRTVMGPTGTVITFPESMGLPSIFNSKPVSYPPPREKCAGPSCTNPYKYRDSKTLLPLCSLACYKAVQGRPPDQGTDAAQGSGGGQESAGKQA; this is encoded by the exons ATGGAGGGGCTCAACGCCACTGATGCTGTGATCAAGAAGCCAAGGAGTGTTGCATTCAGGAAGCCAAGGTCCATGAAGCAGCTCACGGTTGAGTGCAATGGCATTTGCCTGCCATCTCGGAGTGCTCGTCATGACGATGACACTGGCGTCGAAGCTGGTGGGCAGCGGAGGAAAGAGCTACACCTAAATAGCCCTGAAATGAAGGGCTCCATGACTCATAGGAGTGACGTGCCCAGTAAGATAAGAAGGGATGATAAATCTGGAGGTGACTATGATGGTCATGGTCGGAGCAGAAAAACGAAGGATGCCGCCAAGCATGGAAGTGAAAGTGTTCTTGCCCTGGAGTGCACAGCAAGAAACATTGAATCCCTTGACAATCCACAGTTGGTCCCCAGAGATGACTCTTTGCCTGGTGAAAATAGGCCGAGAAAAGTAAAGTTCAAATTTAATCGGACCCAACGTACCAAAAATGGCCAGGATGATGGTGGCAGTGGCATTCCTGCCACGTCGGCCTGCTTTATTAATCAGTACAAGCAAAAG GATTCTGGTGGCCACACAACCAAAGATACCCATGGTAATCGTGCTGAAGGaaaacatggtaacaagcatggcAATTCTCTGTCTCCTGACCTTGTTTGCAAGAGCAAAAGGATTCCTAAGAAAAGAACACTTGACGAAGATTCTGATGATGGAGATGGTGAAATACGCTATCTACAAAAACTCAAAGGGGCAAAAGTTGCACCAGATCCTGTGAACACTGGTCATAAAGCTTATGATTTCGTTGATGACGCACTCAAGAAAAAAGAGCTAACCAAGCTTTCTAAAAATAAGAGCATCCCATATGAAGTGGACGAAGACTTCAGAATGTCTCGGTCTGGCAGGAATGGTAGGAAGAAGTTAGGGGATGACAATGAGTTTATAGAAGATGAGGAATCTGAGATGGAGGAAAAGAGTGGGCTAAAGAAAGCTGATTCACCTCAAGATGTGAAGATTGAAACCCCTGGTCTTACAACAAGACAGCGAGCCCTTCAAAGCAGGGGTGGGAATGGTGAAAGCTTTATTGAATTTCCCGATGGATTACCAGCAGCTTCGTCAAGAA AGCAAAAGGAGAAGCTCTCAGATGTGGAGCTACAAGCCAAAAAGGCAGAAGCTGCACAGAGACGTAAGATGCAAGTTGAGAAGGCAGAGAAAGAACAACAg GCTGAAGCAATGAGGAAGATACTGGGTCTAGATTCTGAGAAGAAAAAGGAAGAGAAGAAGCtgaaagaacgggaaaacagg GAAAAACAAGCGAAATTGGAAGAATGCAAGAAAAACTGCGTCCGGACTGTCATGGGCCCAACCGGAACTGTGATTACATTCCCTGAGAGCATGGGGCTTCCTAGCATATTTAACTCCAAGCCTGTCAG CTATCCACCTCCAAGGGAGAAGTGTGCAGGCCCGTCGTGCACAAACCCGTACAAGTACCGCGACTCCAAGACGCTGCTCCCTCTCTGCAGCCTGGCGTGCTACAAGGCTGTCCAGGGCCGCCCTCCTGACCAGGGAACCGACGCTGCCCAGGGGAGTGGAGGTGGCCAGGAAAGCGCTGGGAAGCAAGCATGA
- the LOC100279309 gene encoding HIT zinc finger isoform X1, with protein sequence MEGLNATDAVIKKPRSVAFRKPRSMKQLTVECNGICLPSRSARHDDDTGVEAGGQRRKELHLNSPEMKGSMTHRSDVPSKIRRDDKSGGDYDGHGRSRKTKDAAKHGSESVLALECTARNIESLDNPQLVPRDDSLPGENRPRKVKFKFNRTQRTKNGQDDGGSGIPATSACFINQYKQKDSGGHTTKDTHGNRAEGKHGNKHGNSLSPDLVCKSKRIPKKRTLDEDSDDGDGEIRYLQKLKGAKVAPDPVNTGHKAYDFVDDALKKKELTKLSKNKSIPYEVDEDFRMSRSGRNGRKKLGDDNEFIEDEESEMEEKSGLKKADSPQDVKIETPGLTTRQRALQSRGGNGESFIEFPDGLPAASSRITNYVIEQKEKLSDVELQAKKAEAAQRRKMQVEKAEKEQQAEAMRKILGLDSEKKKEEKKLKERENREKQAKLEECKKNCVRTVMGPTGTVITFPESMGLPSIFNSKPVSYPPPREKCAGPSCTNPYKYRDSKTLLPLCSLACYKAVQGRPPDQGTDAAQGSGGGQESAGKQA encoded by the exons ATGGAGGGGCTCAACGCCACTGATGCTGTGATCAAGAAGCCAAGGAGTGTTGCATTCAGGAAGCCAAGGTCCATGAAGCAGCTCACGGTTGAGTGCAATGGCATTTGCCTGCCATCTCGGAGTGCTCGTCATGACGATGACACTGGCGTCGAAGCTGGTGGGCAGCGGAGGAAAGAGCTACACCTAAATAGCCCTGAAATGAAGGGCTCCATGACTCATAGGAGTGACGTGCCCAGTAAGATAAGAAGGGATGATAAATCTGGAGGTGACTATGATGGTCATGGTCGGAGCAGAAAAACGAAGGATGCCGCCAAGCATGGAAGTGAAAGTGTTCTTGCCCTGGAGTGCACAGCAAGAAACATTGAATCCCTTGACAATCCACAGTTGGTCCCCAGAGATGACTCTTTGCCTGGTGAAAATAGGCCGAGAAAAGTAAAGTTCAAATTTAATCGGACCCAACGTACCAAAAATGGCCAGGATGATGGTGGCAGTGGCATTCCTGCCACGTCGGCCTGCTTTATTAATCAGTACAAGCAAAAG GATTCTGGTGGCCACACAACCAAAGATACCCATGGTAATCGTGCTGAAGGaaaacatggtaacaagcatggcAATTCTCTGTCTCCTGACCTTGTTTGCAAGAGCAAAAGGATTCCTAAGAAAAGAACACTTGACGAAGATTCTGATGATGGAGATGGTGAAATACGCTATCTACAAAAACTCAAAGGGGCAAAAGTTGCACCAGATCCTGTGAACACTGGTCATAAAGCTTATGATTTCGTTGATGACGCACTCAAGAAAAAAGAGCTAACCAAGCTTTCTAAAAATAAGAGCATCCCATATGAAGTGGACGAAGACTTCAGAATGTCTCGGTCTGGCAGGAATGGTAGGAAGAAGTTAGGGGATGACAATGAGTTTATAGAAGATGAGGAATCTGAGATGGAGGAAAAGAGTGGGCTAAAGAAAGCTGATTCACCTCAAGATGTGAAGATTGAAACCCCTGGTCTTACAACAAGACAGCGAGCCCTTCAAAGCAGGGGTGGGAATGGTGAAAGCTTTATTGAATTTCCCGATGGATTACCAGCAGCTTCGTCAAGAA TAACTAATTATGTTATAGAGCAAAAGGAGAAGCTCTCAGATGTGGAGCTACAAGCCAAAAAGGCAGAAGCTGCACAGAGACGTAAGATGCAAGTTGAGAAGGCAGAGAAAGAACAACAg GCTGAAGCAATGAGGAAGATACTGGGTCTAGATTCTGAGAAGAAAAAGGAAGAGAAGAAGCtgaaagaacgggaaaacagg GAAAAACAAGCGAAATTGGAAGAATGCAAGAAAAACTGCGTCCGGACTGTCATGGGCCCAACCGGAACTGTGATTACATTCCCTGAGAGCATGGGGCTTCCTAGCATATTTAACTCCAAGCCTGTCAG CTATCCACCTCCAAGGGAGAAGTGTGCAGGCCCGTCGTGCACAAACCCGTACAAGTACCGCGACTCCAAGACGCTGCTCCCTCTCTGCAGCCTGGCGTGCTACAAGGCTGTCCAGGGCCGCCCTCCTGACCAGGGAACCGACGCTGCCCAGGGGAGTGGAGGTGGCCAGGAAAGCGCTGGGAAGCAAGCATGA